The following proteins are encoded in a genomic region of Kosakonia oryzae:
- a CDS encoding flagellar hook-length control protein FliK, whose product MIIQQPVTSASGNNGQQSASISAPQDDRFSTELKKKLSADKPQQADEKAPQPQEIKKKPGTKELKLADLQGDTAQLNPLPAAIAPDNTLPLPPVVPVTLPQELLPQDPALQAGQQEISAVQDPAALVAAAPGSELSGEMSADIPQSSATLLSDALPKLPPQESGVSPLATALHITKPAAAKTAEVPVEKPVTAESAEAAKTAEAAAQPVVSSENVAAKPHSALTAEPIQYAHPAHVSTPVSQPVTAVPGDKVVTGALQAEVGTPAWQQSLGQQIAVFTRDGVHHAELRLHPEDLGSLQISLRLNNDQAQLHFVTGDHQVRAALESAMPHLRTQLQESGIQLGQSSVGAESFSSTGDAPSGEHSGQGKSEKESSEMTVSAAEERISTPRTLIYSSGINTFA is encoded by the coding sequence ATGATTATTCAACAACCTGTTACCTCCGCCAGCGGGAATAACGGACAACAATCGGCGTCGATTTCTGCACCGCAGGATGATCGCTTCTCGACGGAGCTGAAAAAGAAGCTCTCCGCTGACAAACCGCAACAGGCGGATGAAAAAGCTCCCCAGCCGCAGGAGATCAAAAAGAAGCCTGGAACAAAAGAGCTGAAGCTGGCTGATTTGCAGGGGGATACCGCGCAACTGAATCCGCTACCGGCCGCGATCGCGCCGGATAACACGTTGCCGTTACCGCCAGTGGTGCCGGTGACGCTGCCGCAGGAATTGTTGCCTCAGGATCCTGCCCTGCAAGCGGGCCAGCAAGAGATTTCAGCCGTGCAGGATCCTGCTGCGCTGGTCGCCGCAGCTCCGGGCAGTGAGCTGAGCGGCGAGATGTCGGCGGATATCCCACAAAGCAGTGCCACGTTGCTGAGCGACGCACTACCGAAACTTCCACCGCAGGAGAGCGGCGTGTCGCCGCTGGCGACGGCGTTGCACATTACCAAACCGGCAGCCGCAAAAACGGCTGAGGTGCCGGTTGAGAAACCGGTAACGGCGGAGAGCGCAGAGGCGGCGAAAACCGCTGAGGCTGCCGCACAGCCGGTTGTCAGCAGCGAAAATGTCGCCGCGAAACCGCACTCTGCCTTAACGGCGGAGCCGATTCAGTACGCGCATCCCGCCCACGTCAGTACGCCTGTCAGCCAGCCGGTGACGGCGGTGCCGGGCGACAAAGTGGTTACCGGCGCGCTGCAAGCTGAAGTGGGAACACCCGCCTGGCAGCAATCACTGGGCCAGCAGATTGCGGTATTCACCCGTGATGGCGTTCATCATGCGGAGCTGCGTCTGCATCCTGAGGATCTGGGATCGTTGCAGATTAGCCTGCGTTTAAATAACGATCAGGCGCAACTGCACTTTGTCACCGGCGATCATCAGGTGCGTGCCGCGCTGGAGTCCGCGATGCCGCATCTGCGCACGCAACTGCAGGAGTCCGGCATTCAGCTTGGGCAGAGCAGCGTTGGCGCCGAAAGCTTCTCTTCGACCGGCGATGCGCCATCGGGTGAGCATTCCGGGCAAGGAAAATCTGAGAAAGAGTCGTCCGAAATGACGGTTTCTGCGGCAGAAGAGCGCATTTCAACACCGCGTACGCTGATATATTCCAGCGGAATCAATACTTTTGCCTGA
- a CDS encoding flagellar basal body-associated FliL family protein, which produces MSKKKLSANGGKRSLLLTLLTLLIAVGICAVATYSYIEIKKLNSQLANMKGQNESAVHEENIVPVYEDLEAFTVSLKPDSHGDDRVLYIGLTLRLQDDKSKAVLVENLPDVRSRLLVLFSQQSAEDLISDDAKKKLSEKIMAVVSEPLSGKKRVMVKSVLFNAFILR; this is translated from the coding sequence ATGTCGAAAAAGAAATTATCTGCTAACGGCGGAAAGCGTTCTCTGCTGCTGACTCTGCTCACCTTATTAATTGCCGTTGGTATCTGTGCGGTTGCTACATATTCTTACATTGAAATTAAAAAGCTGAATTCACAGCTCGCCAATATGAAAGGCCAAAATGAATCAGCGGTACACGAAGAAAATATTGTTCCGGTCTATGAAGATCTCGAAGCTTTTACCGTCAGCCTGAAACCAGATAGCCACGGCGACGATCGGGTTCTGTATATTGGTTTGACCTTGCGCTTGCAGGACGATAAATCGAAAGCCGTTCTCGTTGAAAATCTTCCGGATGTACGTAGTCGTTTGCTGGTGCTTTTTTCTCAGCAGTCAGCCGAAGATCTTATCAGTGATGACGCAAAGAAAAAACTTTCTGAAAAAATAATGGCTGTGGTGAGTGAACCACTGTCAGGAAAAAAACGCGTGATGGTAAAAAGCGTATTGTTTAATGCATTTATCTTACGGTAG
- the fliM gene encoding flagellar motor switch protein FliM, with translation MSDSLLSQDEIDNLLNGGPNAGNSSIEAMSSLTAADNIKPYDPNTQRRVIRERLHSLEIINERFARQFRIGLFNILRRGPDVTVGNIKIQPYHEFARNLPVMTNLNLMNMHPLRGTALFVFSPNLVFMAVDNLFGGDGRFPTKADGREFTPTEQRIIQRMLAMAQEAYDYAWRSIYKIKTEYVRSELQVKFTNITSSPNDIVVTTPFHVDIGSHSGELQICMPFSIIEPLRELLTNPPLENSQQENNQWRSSLATQVRDTELELVVKFAEISTRLSRIMSLKPQDIIPLDKPEDVGGFVNDVPVMSGKYGFANNQYAIRVESLMDSTLSAFKKE, from the coding sequence ATGTCTGATAGCCTTTTATCTCAGGATGAAATTGATAACCTGCTGAATGGTGGCCCTAATGCTGGCAACAGTAGCATCGAGGCTATGTCATCATTAACCGCAGCCGATAATATTAAACCTTATGATCCTAATACGCAGCGCCGCGTTATTCGTGAACGTCTGCACTCTTTAGAGATTATTAACGAACGATTTGCCCGCCAGTTTCGTATCGGGTTATTTAACATTCTCCGTCGTGGCCCGGATGTCACCGTCGGGAATATCAAGATTCAGCCTTACCATGAATTTGCGCGTAATTTGCCGGTAATGACCAACCTGAATCTGATGAACATGCATCCGCTGCGCGGTACGGCACTGTTTGTCTTCTCGCCGAACCTGGTGTTCATGGCGGTGGATAACCTGTTTGGCGGCGATGGCCGTTTCCCGACTAAAGCCGATGGCCGCGAGTTTACGCCGACAGAACAGCGCATTATCCAGCGCATGCTGGCGATGGCGCAGGAAGCGTACGATTACGCCTGGCGTTCGATTTACAAAATCAAAACGGAATATGTGCGTTCGGAATTGCAGGTGAAGTTTACCAATATTACCTCTTCGCCGAACGATATTGTGGTCACCACGCCTTTCCATGTTGATATTGGTTCGCACAGTGGTGAATTACAAATTTGTATGCCGTTCAGCATTATTGAACCGCTGCGCGAATTATTAACTAATCCGCCGCTGGAAAACTCGCAGCAGGAAAATAATCAGTGGCGCAGTTCACTGGCGACGCAGGTGCGGGATACCGAACTGGAACTCGTGGTTAAATTTGCCGAAATATCGACTCGTCTTTCCAGAATTATGAGTCTGAAACCACAAGATATTATTCCTCTGGATAAACCAGAAGATGTCGGTGGTTTTGTTAATGATGTCCCTGTTATGTCAGGTAAATATGGCTTTGCCAATAATCAATATGCCATCCGGGTCGAATCTCTGATGGATTCAACATTATCAGCGTTTAAGAAGGAGTGA
- the fliN gene encoding flagellar motor switch protein FliN: MSDIEHSAGAKKSSLDDLWGDAMSEQLTTENGTAMQSAEKEDVVVNFTDDLNLVLDIPVKMTVELGRTKMTIKELLRLSPGSIVSLEGLAGEPLDILINGYLIAQGEVVVVSDKFGIRITDIITPSERMHRLSR; this comes from the coding sequence ATGAGCGATATTGAACATTCTGCTGGTGCAAAAAAATCATCACTTGACGATCTTTGGGGCGACGCGATGAGTGAACAGTTGACCACCGAAAACGGTACAGCCATGCAATCTGCAGAAAAAGAAGATGTTGTGGTGAATTTTACTGACGATTTAAATCTGGTGCTTGATATCCCGGTGAAAATGACCGTGGAACTCGGGCGCACGAAAATGACAATTAAAGAGCTGTTAAGACTTAGCCCAGGTTCAATTGTTTCTCTGGAAGGCCTGGCGGGTGAACCGCTCGATATTTTGATTAATGGTTATTTAATTGCGCAGGGCGAGGTGGTTGTCGTTTCCGATAAATTCGGGATTCGCATTACCGATATTATTACCCCTTCTGAGCGCATGCATCGGCTGAGCAGATAA
- the fliO gene encoding flagellar biosynthetic protein FliO — protein sequence MNTQTLNTVAPHTTEAATFPISMGNIVGSLALVLVMIVAVAWILRRTGVVSRVAKGHNLLAVKHSQSIGSRERLVVVEVDDKWLLLGVTQQSITPLMTMEKQESSMAMPVISDFQASLLQCFKQRASRSQS from the coding sequence ATGAATACCCAGACGCTGAATACTGTTGCGCCGCATACCACAGAAGCGGCGACCTTCCCGATTTCCATGGGAAATATCGTTGGATCACTGGCGCTGGTGCTGGTGATGATTGTGGCGGTTGCGTGGATTCTCCGTCGCACTGGCGTGGTTTCCCGCGTCGCTAAAGGCCATAACCTGCTGGCAGTGAAACACAGCCAGAGCATCGGTTCGCGTGAGCGGCTGGTGGTGGTTGAGGTTGATGATAAATGGCTGTTGCTGGGGGTGACGCAACAAAGCATCACGCCTCTGATGACGATGGAAAAGCAAGAGAGCAGCATGGCGATGCCGGTGATTTCTGACTTTCAGGCCTCTTTGCTTCAGTGTTTTAAACAGCGCGCCAGCAGGAGCCAGTCATGA
- the fliP gene encoding flagellar type III secretion system pore protein FliP (The bacterial flagellar biogenesis protein FliP forms a type III secretion system (T3SS)-type pore required for flagellar assembly.) has translation MLTHSANGESWSLPVQTLVLMTSLTFLPAVLLMMTGFTRIVIVLGLLRNALGTASTPPNQVLLGLALFLTFFVMSPVANRIYDEAWLPLSQDKISMEVALQKGSQPLRAFMLKQTRETDLALFSRIAKAAEFNTPEDVPMSILVPAFVTSELKTGFQIGFTMFIPFLIIDLVVASVLMALGMMMVPPATISLPFKLMLFVLVDGWQLIIGSLADSFFR, from the coding sequence ATGCTTACCCATTCCGCGAATGGCGAAAGCTGGTCGCTGCCGGTGCAAACACTGGTGTTAATGACCTCGCTGACGTTTTTGCCTGCGGTGCTGCTGATGATGACCGGGTTCACCCGTATCGTGATTGTGCTCGGTCTGCTGCGCAACGCGCTCGGCACTGCCAGTACGCCGCCTAATCAGGTGCTGCTGGGGCTGGCGCTGTTCCTGACTTTTTTCGTGATGTCGCCGGTGGCTAACCGCATCTATGACGAAGCCTGGCTGCCGCTGTCGCAGGACAAAATCTCCATGGAAGTGGCGTTGCAGAAAGGATCGCAGCCGCTGCGCGCCTTTATGCTCAAACAGACCCGTGAAACGGACTTAGCGCTCTTTTCCCGCATTGCGAAAGCCGCTGAATTTAATACGCCCGAGGATGTTCCGATGAGCATTCTGGTGCCCGCGTTCGTGACCAGCGAACTGAAAACCGGCTTCCAGATTGGTTTCACGATGTTCATCCCGTTCCTGATCATCGATCTGGTGGTGGCAAGTGTTTTGATGGCGCTGGGGATGATGATGGTTCCCCCGGCGACAATTTCTCTGCCGTTCAAGCTGATGTTGTTTGTACTGGTGGATGGGTGGCAACTGATTATCGGTTCGCTGGCAGACAGTTTTTTCCGCTAA
- the fliQ gene encoding flagellar biosynthesis protein FliQ — protein MTPESVMSLAFQATKVGLLIAAPLLLAALAAGLIVSILQASTQINEMTLSFIPKILTIVVVLIACGPWMLATLVDYMHGLFSSLASLR, from the coding sequence ATGACTCCGGAAAGTGTAATGTCGTTGGCGTTTCAGGCCACCAAAGTTGGGTTGCTGATTGCTGCGCCTTTATTGTTAGCCGCGCTGGCTGCGGGCCTGATTGTCAGTATTTTGCAGGCATCGACACAGATCAACGAAATGACTCTGTCGTTTATTCCCAAGATCCTGACGATTGTTGTGGTGCTGATTGCCTGTGGGCCGTGGATGCTGGCGACGCTGGTGGATTATATGCACGGTTTGTTTAGCTCGCTTGCCAGCCTTCGTTAA
- the fliR gene encoding flagellar biosynthetic protein FliR, protein MLTLSLASLYPYVNHYFWPCLRILALLGTAPIFSEKQVNARIKIALALVSTFLIAPQLPDTGIAIASLDGLMAGCQQLIIGIAIGLSVQLIFVAVRHAGELVGMQMGLSMAMVYDPSGGTNMPVVARLLNLCVTLLFLVFNGHLYLLEVVASSFNAFPVSAAPMGATGMMEIVRAGRMIFQYGFMLGLPVITLLLCLNLTLGVLNRLTPQLSIFIVGFPVSLTVGMVAMSLVMYTLAPFFENMMAGIFDTLFIILKGFG, encoded by the coding sequence ATGCTTACGCTCTCTCTGGCCAGCCTGTATCCGTATGTAAATCATTACTTTTGGCCGTGCCTGCGCATTCTCGCACTACTGGGCACCGCGCCGATTTTCAGTGAAAAACAGGTTAATGCGCGCATCAAAATTGCGCTGGCGCTGGTTTCAACCTTCTTAATTGCGCCGCAGCTACCCGACACGGGCATTGCGATTGCCTCGCTGGATGGCCTGATGGCCGGCTGCCAGCAGCTCATCATCGGCATCGCGATTGGCCTCTCTGTACAGTTGATTTTTGTTGCGGTACGCCATGCCGGTGAATTAGTTGGCATGCAAATGGGGCTGTCGATGGCGATGGTCTACGACCCGAGCGGCGGTACCAATATGCCGGTGGTGGCCCGCCTGCTGAACCTGTGCGTGACGCTGCTGTTCCTCGTTTTTAATGGTCACCTCTATCTGCTGGAAGTGGTCGCGAGCAGCTTCAACGCCTTCCCGGTCAGCGCCGCGCCGATGGGCGCCACGGGGATGATGGAGATCGTCCGCGCGGGCCGCATGATCTTTCAGTACGGTTTTATGCTCGGTCTGCCGGTCATTACGTTGCTGCTGTGCCTCAACCTCACGCTGGGGGTGCTGAACCGTCTGACACCGCAACTTTCAATTTTTATCGTCGGTTTTCCCGTCTCGCTGACTGTCGGCATGGTCGCCATGTCGCTGGTGATGTACACGCTTGCCCCCTTCTTTGAAAACATGATGGCGGGCATTTTCGACACCCTTTTTATCATTCTGAAAGGGTTCGGTTAA
- a CDS encoding response regulator transcription factor, with the protein MNGKLSLAAAHVLVHSGDIFAASGLIKLIKLYRPSLKVYHIRRAEEMRQVKNNKLRLVVGIATDATNVGDMSHLFDNMRKEKADLPCVLLGDSDNSLLSALFPEIPVIGLHASMTEIFEFLASHLARKKKLPQRRTPTTPLLTLRQREVLRMLACGASAQQVSDSLGISLKTAYVHRRDILMRLNICPTYYRGMFTE; encoded by the coding sequence ATGAACGGAAAATTATCATTAGCAGCCGCACATGTGTTGGTTCACAGTGGGGATATTTTTGCTGCATCAGGTCTAATCAAGTTAATTAAACTCTATCGACCCAGTTTGAAGGTTTACCATATTCGCCGCGCGGAAGAGATGCGCCAGGTGAAAAATAACAAACTGCGGCTGGTGGTGGGAATTGCGACAGATGCAACCAACGTCGGAGATATGTCGCACCTGTTTGATAATATGCGCAAGGAAAAAGCAGATTTACCCTGCGTGTTATTAGGTGATAGCGATAATTCACTGTTGTCCGCATTATTTCCGGAGATCCCGGTAATAGGGCTGCATGCATCAATGACGGAAATTTTTGAGTTTCTGGCAAGCCATCTGGCGAGAAAAAAGAAACTTCCGCAACGCAGAACCCCTACTACGCCGCTGCTTACGCTGCGTCAGCGTGAAGTGCTTCGCATGCTGGCCTGTGGTGCCAGTGCGCAGCAGGTTTCGGACTCGTTGGGGATCAGCCTGAAAACAGCTTATGTTCACCGGCGTGATATTCTGATGCGCCTGAATATTTGCCCTACTTATTATCGCGGTATGTTTACCGAATAA
- the flhC gene encoding flagellar transcriptional regulator FlhC, with product MCDKSIMSEIRDAQIAIELITFGARMQVLESETGLSRRKLLKLYKELKGCSPSKGMLPFSADWYMAWEQNIHSSIFYNIYCFIKKSVSGRPVELMLKAYRIYLAQGLADTEEKPVLDLTRAWTLLRFIDNGMIKQTECSECKGKFITTPEHMFNGFTCSLCVPPSRAMKKSDRLNQSASA from the coding sequence ATGTGTGATAAAAGCATTATGTCTGAAATCAGGGACGCGCAAATCGCCATTGAGTTAATCACTTTTGGCGCCAGAATGCAGGTTCTGGAGAGCGAAACTGGCCTCAGTCGTCGCAAGCTGTTGAAACTTTATAAAGAACTGAAAGGCTGTTCACCCTCAAAAGGTATGTTGCCGTTCTCTGCGGACTGGTATATGGCCTGGGAACAGAATATTCATTCTTCTATTTTTTATAATATTTATTGTTTCATCAAAAAATCTGTATCTGGTCGCCCGGTAGAACTGATGCTGAAAGCATACCGTATTTATCTGGCGCAAGGTTTAGCGGATACAGAGGAAAAACCGGTACTGGATCTCACGCGGGCGTGGACACTCTTACGGTTTATTGATAACGGCATGATAAAACAGACCGAATGCAGCGAATGCAAAGGAAAATTTATTACCACGCCAGAACATATGTTTAACGGTTTTACCTGTAGCTTATGTGTTCCGCCATCGCGGGCCATGAAAAAAAGCGACAGATTAAATCAGTCAGCTTCTGCGTGA
- the flhD gene encoding flagellar transcriptional regulator FlhD, with protein MHEQKMNEQMQSIEDLNLSYLLLAQRLIREDSIAAGFHLGLNETTMETIKGLSLPQLIKLSSTGQLISRLRIDDEALIACLTKESRIDALQRFHTGIILSSNLLSEDNESKAA; from the coding sequence ATGCACGAACAAAAAATGAATGAGCAAATGCAGTCTATTGAGGATCTGAACCTGTCCTATCTGTTACTGGCACAGCGTCTGATTCGCGAAGATAGTATTGCGGCAGGTTTTCACCTCGGGTTGAACGAAACCACGATGGAAACCATCAAGGGCTTATCTCTTCCGCAGCTCATTAAATTGTCATCAACCGGCCAGCTGATTAGCCGACTGCGTATTGATGATGAAGCACTGATTGCTTGTTTGACAAAAGAATCCCGTATCGATGCGCTTCAGCGTTTCCATACTGGCATTATTTTATCGAGCAATTTGCTTTCTGAAGACAACGAAAGCAAAGCCGCATGA
- a CDS encoding carbohydrate-binding protein, translated as MKMTTLALMICATLSSSVVFADSQPQTNTAWEGNAYPAIVVKMKAASSLTRQQLPALLNLDDESLNVSAQFQHKAARGAELSELQALDAKYGFDRYLRIAIPQDKMRDVAYINGIVNALKENPHVEVAYAEPEPVALDEATATRSAAVTVGDYRDQQYYAKAPNEYGPNRRMGGVNRDSVNQYAGNDGSNVTLVSHEIGLWNQNHINLPKAVFTSGSASTNYASMDHDTSSVGVMAATDIGAGVKGLAYKVRMAHAASGSGNLYNIIPKLQAGDVVQVGIQISGGEVTGCQYNCWMPMELYQDYFDVIKALTDKGVHVIEAAGNGGINFDHSALGGKFNLNVRDSGAILVGAANPVYATRAGISGFGSRVDSNSWGYYVTTTGYGDLASGTNANYTNTYSGTSSANPIVAGAVASLSSIAKAHGKTVTPHQMRQILRETGTELVGGAANQIGTQPDMGRAVAKILALDGENSVEKAPTITVDHSTINTVATSLDWSYPVVATSDQANVSWAWKFVSGNSNIRLSSTSGDRTIITVPGNIGDAQAVFQVTATNSSGQSTSSNVTINVAKAAVTITGATSMLAHQPVKLQAQANFAQASYAWRLLKSGQVVSNGIDQSGLIKTGLPAGNYVAEVTATSYAQGTRTATSTHNIKVTSEAQNTDAAFINALQMAISSTDNGDSITFNGSVTSGTAATSTPSYHWLLPAGAQGSGNGLSSQRFTIAKTSQQQTLAVNVTVKAGSESRVLTKTITIPAKEVTNTDAAFINALQMSLSSTDNGNSVTFSGNVTSAQAATSAPTYSWSLPAGAQGGSNGLSSQRFTIAKTSQQQTLAVNVTVKAGTQSRVLTKSITVAALASNDDGGYPQWVFGTAYKAGDIVTHKGKNFECAVAGWCSQAGEFSQLHYEPGVGLNWGMAWKLVN; from the coding sequence ATGAAAATGACTACCCTGGCGCTGATGATTTGCGCCACCCTCTCCTCTTCTGTTGTCTTTGCCGACAGTCAGCCGCAGACCAATACCGCCTGGGAAGGCAATGCCTACCCGGCCATCGTGGTCAAAATGAAAGCCGCTTCCAGCCTGACCCGCCAGCAGCTGCCCGCGTTGCTGAACCTGGACGATGAGTCACTTAACGTCAGCGCACAGTTTCAGCACAAAGCTGCGCGCGGCGCAGAGCTGAGCGAATTACAGGCGCTGGACGCGAAATACGGTTTTGACCGCTATCTGCGCATCGCCATTCCGCAGGATAAAATGCGCGATGTGGCCTATATCAACGGTATCGTGAATGCGCTGAAAGAGAATCCGCATGTTGAAGTGGCTTATGCCGAGCCGGAGCCTGTTGCCCTTGATGAAGCCACGGCGACGCGCAGCGCCGCCGTTACCGTGGGCGATTATCGCGATCAGCAGTATTACGCCAAAGCGCCGAATGAGTATGGCCCCAACCGCCGCATGGGCGGCGTCAACCGTGACAGCGTCAATCAGTACGCCGGGAACGACGGTTCGAACGTGACGCTGGTGTCCCATGAAATTGGCCTGTGGAATCAGAACCACATCAACCTGCCGAAGGCGGTGTTTACCTCAGGTTCCGCCTCCACAAATTACGCCTCGATGGATCATGACACCTCCTCTGTTGGGGTGATGGCCGCCACCGATATCGGCGCGGGCGTGAAAGGCCTGGCATATAAAGTACGGATGGCGCACGCCGCCTCCGGCAGCGGAAACCTCTATAACATCATTCCCAAATTGCAGGCCGGGGATGTGGTGCAGGTGGGGATCCAGATCAGCGGTGGTGAGGTGACCGGCTGCCAGTACAACTGCTGGATGCCGATGGAGTTATACCAGGATTACTTCGACGTGATCAAGGCGCTGACCGACAAGGGTGTGCACGTTATCGAGGCTGCGGGTAACGGCGGTATTAACTTTGATCACAGTGCGCTGGGCGGCAAGTTTAACCTCAATGTCCGCGACTCCGGCGCCATCCTGGTCGGCGCGGCCAACCCGGTATATGCGACGCGCGCAGGTATCAGCGGGTTCGGCAGCCGCGTGGACAGCAATAGCTGGGGCTACTATGTTACCACCACCGGCTACGGCGACCTCGCATCGGGGACGAATGCTAACTATACCAATACCTACAGCGGCACCTCTTCCGCAAACCCAATTGTTGCCGGAGCCGTCGCCAGCCTGTCCAGCATTGCGAAAGCGCACGGCAAAACCGTGACCCCGCACCAGATGCGGCAGATCCTGCGCGAGACGGGTACCGAGCTTGTGGGCGGTGCCGCCAACCAGATTGGCACGCAACCGGATATGGGCAGAGCGGTGGCGAAGATTCTGGCGCTGGACGGTGAAAACAGCGTCGAAAAAGCACCGACGATCACCGTGGATCACAGCACGATTAATACCGTCGCTACCAGCCTTGACTGGAGCTACCCGGTTGTCGCTACCAGCGATCAGGCTAACGTATCCTGGGCGTGGAAATTCGTTTCCGGCAACAGCAATATCCGTCTGAGCAGCACCAGCGGCGACCGTACCATTATTACGGTGCCGGGAAATATCGGTGATGCGCAGGCAGTATTCCAGGTGACCGCCACCAACAGCAGCGGCCAGTCCACCAGTTCGAATGTCACCATCAACGTCGCGAAAGCGGCGGTGACGATCACCGGTGCCACCAGCATGCTCGCTCACCAGCCGGTAAAACTGCAGGCGCAGGCGAACTTTGCACAGGCAAGCTACGCATGGCGGCTGCTGAAGAGCGGTCAGGTGGTCAGCAATGGCATCGATCAGAGTGGTTTGATCAAAACGGGCCTGCCGGCGGGGAATTATGTCGCGGAAGTGACGGCGACCAGCTATGCGCAGGGTACGCGCACCGCCACCTCCACGCACAACATCAAAGTGACCAGCGAAGCGCAAAACACCGATGCCGCGTTTATCAACGCGCTGCAAATGGCGATCTCCTCTACGGATAACGGCGACAGTATCACCTTTAATGGCAGCGTGACCTCCGGTACAGCGGCGACCAGCACGCCGTCTTACCACTGGCTGCTGCCAGCGGGTGCGCAGGGCAGCGGCAACGGCCTCTCTTCCCAGCGCTTTACCATCGCAAAAACCAGCCAGCAACAAACGCTGGCGGTGAATGTCACGGTGAAAGCCGGATCGGAATCGCGCGTGCTGACGAAGACCATCACCATTCCGGCGAAAGAAGTGACGAACACCGATGCTGCGTTTATCAACGCGCTGCAAATGTCGCTCTCTTCCACCGATAACGGCAACAGCGTCACCTTCAGCGGCAATGTCACTTCTGCACAGGCTGCCACCAGCGCACCGACCTACAGCTGGTCGCTGCCAGCAGGCGCGCAGGGCGGCAGCAATGGCCTCTCTTCCCAGCGCTTTACCATCGCCAAAACCAGCCAGCAACAAACGCTGGCGGTGAATGTCACGGTGAAAGCCGGAACGCAATCCCGCGTACTGACGAAGAGTATCACCGTTGCGGCGCTGGCCAGCAATGATGACGGCGGCTATCCGCAATGGGTCTTTGGTACCGCGTATAAAGCCGGTGATATCGTCACGCATAAAGGCAAAAACTTTGAGTGTGCTGTTGCAGGCTGGTGTTCTCAGGCCGGTGAGTTTTCTCAGTTGCATTACGAGCCGGGCGTCGGTCTGAACTGGGGAATGGCGTGGAAACTCGTTAACTAA